The Globicephala melas chromosome 13, mGloMel1.2, whole genome shotgun sequence genome includes a region encoding these proteins:
- the ZNF605 gene encoding zinc finger protein 605 isoform X2 has protein sequence MLENYSNLVFLGYQMIKPEAIFKLEQEEPWILGEEILSQNFPEEVWLDNNLKMWRQDNQDKLKSMERGHEYDVFGKMFHSGINFDHLGMRSHKCGTGEKSLKHPFDFLIPKSNCERKKLDELNKKLLFCIKPDKTCGGIKYSDCSKCRKVSSKEPGLITNQIAHTGVCLCMECGKVFNKKSQLIIHQRTHTGEKPYGCHDCGKAFSQKSLLTIHQRTHSGEKPYGCGECQKAFSRKSLLVLHQRTHTGEKPYGCRDCGKSFSRKSQLQRHQRTHTVEKPYGCNDCGKAFSQKIRLITHQRTHTGEKPYKCSDCGKAFFWKSQLITHQRVHTGKKPYACSECKKAFSRNSLLIRHQRIHTGEKPYECSECGEAFIRKPQLVRHQMTHTGEKNYQCRNCEEAFFKKSELIRHQKAHLGEKPYGCVECGKTFFGKSQLLTHQRTHTGEKPYECGACGKAFTQKSSLVSHQRTHTGEKPYECSECGKAFSEKSSLIHHQRTHTGEKPFECSECRKAFAWKPQLLRHQRIHTGEKPYECSECGKAFVQKVQLIKHQRNHTGEKTYGCSDCTKAFFEKAQLIIHQRIHTGERPYKCGECGKSFTRKSHLMRHQRIHTGDKCYRCSECGTAFHRKAQLLIHQRSHML, from the exons ATGTTGGAGAACTATAGCAATCTAGTTTTCTTGG GTTATCAAATGATCAAACCTGAGGCGATTTTCAAACTGGAGCAAGAAGAGCCGTGGATATTAGGTGAAGAAATCCTAAGTCAGAACTTTCCAG aagaAGTCTGGCTAGATAATAATCTCAAAATGTGGCGCCAGGATAATCAAGACAAGCTTAAAAGTATGGAGAGAGGCCATGAATATGAcgtctttgggaaaatgtttcaTTCAGGCATTAACTTTGATCATTTAGGAATGAGATCCCATAAATGTGGCACAGGTGAAAAAAGTTTGAAACATCCTTTTGATTTTCTTATTCCAAAAAGtaactgtgaaagaaaaaaacttgatgAGCTTAATAAGAAATTACTATTCTGTATCAAGCCTGACAAAACCTGTGGTGGAATAAAATACTCTGATTGCAGTAAATGTAGAAAAGTCAGCAGTAAAGAGCCAGGGCTCATTACAAACCAAATAGCACATACAGGAGTCTGTTTATGCATGGAATGTGGTAAGGTTTTTAACAAAAAGTCACAGCTCATTATACATCAGAGAACTCATACAGGAGAGAAGCCCTATGGATGCCATGACTGTGGGAAAGCCTTCTCCCAGAAGTCATTACTCACTATTCATCAAAGGACTCATtcaggagaaaagccatatgggTGTGGTGAATGTCAAAAAGCTTTCAGCAGGAAGTCACTGCTTGTTTTACATCAGAGAACTCATACGGGAGAGAAGCCCTATGGCTGCAGGGACTGTGGGAAGTCCTTTAGTAGGAAGTCACAGCTTCAAAGGCATCAGAGAACCCACACAGTAGAGAAGCCCTATGGCTGCAATGACTGTGGGAAGGCCTTCTCCCAGAAAATAAGGCTTATTACACATCAGAGGacacacacaggggagaagcCCTACAAATGTAGTGATTGCGGAAAAGCCTTCTTTTGGAAGTCACAGCTTATTACTCATCAGAGGGTTCATACAGGGAAGAAACCGTATGCATGTAGTGAGTGTAAAAAAGCCTTCAGCAGGAACTCACTCCTCATTAGGCATCAGAGGAtccacacaggagagaagccctatgaatgcagtgaatgtggtGAAGCCTTTATCAGAAAACCGCAACTTGTCAGACATCAAATgactcacacaggagagaagaaCTATCAGTGCAGGAACTGTGAAGAAGCCTTCTTTAAGAAGTCAGAACTAATTAGACATCAGAAAGCTCATTTAGGAGAAAAACCCTATGGATGTGTTGAATGTGGAAAAACCTTCTTTGGGAAGTCACAGCTCCTGACACATCAGAGAACTCACACcggagagaaaccttatgaatgcGGTGcctgtgggaaagccttcaccCAAAAGTCCAGCCTGGTATCTCATCAGAGGACACACacaggggagaaaccctatgagTGCAGcgagtgtgggaaagccttcagtgaGAAGTCAAGCCTCATTCACCATCAGAGAacccacactggagagaaacccttcGAATGCAGTGAGTGTAGGAAAGCTTTTGCCTGGAAGCCACAGCTTCTTaggcatcagagaattcatacaggggagaaaccctatgaatgcagTGAGTGTGGGAAGGCATTTGTTCAGAAAGTACAGCTCATTAAGCATCAGAGAAATCATACAGGAGAGAAGACCTATGGATGCAGTGATTGTACAAAAGCTTTCTTTGAGAAGGCGCAGCTCATTATACATCAGAGGATTCATACAGGAGAGAGACCCTATAAATGTGGGGAATGTGGGAAATCTTTCACTAGAAAGTCGCACCTTATGAGGCATCAGAGGATCCATACAGGAGATAAATGCTATagatgcagtgaatgtgggacaGCCTTCCACAGGAAGGCACAGCTCCTGATACATCAGAGAAGTCATATGCTGTAG
- the ZNF605 gene encoding zinc finger protein 605 isoform X1 gives MVKSQISFEDVAVDFTLEEWQLLNPTQKTLYRDVMLENYSNLVFLGYQMIKPEAIFKLEQEEPWILGEEILSQNFPEEVWLDNNLKMWRQDNQDKLKSMERGHEYDVFGKMFHSGINFDHLGMRSHKCGTGEKSLKHPFDFLIPKSNCERKKLDELNKKLLFCIKPDKTCGGIKYSDCSKCRKVSSKEPGLITNQIAHTGVCLCMECGKVFNKKSQLIIHQRTHTGEKPYGCHDCGKAFSQKSLLTIHQRTHSGEKPYGCGECQKAFSRKSLLVLHQRTHTGEKPYGCRDCGKSFSRKSQLQRHQRTHTVEKPYGCNDCGKAFSQKIRLITHQRTHTGEKPYKCSDCGKAFFWKSQLITHQRVHTGKKPYACSECKKAFSRNSLLIRHQRIHTGEKPYECSECGEAFIRKPQLVRHQMTHTGEKNYQCRNCEEAFFKKSELIRHQKAHLGEKPYGCVECGKTFFGKSQLLTHQRTHTGEKPYECGACGKAFTQKSSLVSHQRTHTGEKPYECSECGKAFSEKSSLIHHQRTHTGEKPFECSECRKAFAWKPQLLRHQRIHTGEKPYECSECGKAFVQKVQLIKHQRNHTGEKTYGCSDCTKAFFEKAQLIIHQRIHTGERPYKCGECGKSFTRKSHLMRHQRIHTGDKCYRCSECGTAFHRKAQLLIHQRSHML, from the exons ATGGTCAAGTCACAG ATATCATTTGAGGATGTGGCTGTGGACTTCACGTTGGAGGAGTGGCAGCTGCTTAATCCTACTCAGAAGACCTTGTACAGGGATGTGATGTTGGAGAACTATAGCAATCTAGTTTTCTTGG GTTATCAAATGATCAAACCTGAGGCGATTTTCAAACTGGAGCAAGAAGAGCCGTGGATATTAGGTGAAGAAATCCTAAGTCAGAACTTTCCAG aagaAGTCTGGCTAGATAATAATCTCAAAATGTGGCGCCAGGATAATCAAGACAAGCTTAAAAGTATGGAGAGAGGCCATGAATATGAcgtctttgggaaaatgtttcaTTCAGGCATTAACTTTGATCATTTAGGAATGAGATCCCATAAATGTGGCACAGGTGAAAAAAGTTTGAAACATCCTTTTGATTTTCTTATTCCAAAAAGtaactgtgaaagaaaaaaacttgatgAGCTTAATAAGAAATTACTATTCTGTATCAAGCCTGACAAAACCTGTGGTGGAATAAAATACTCTGATTGCAGTAAATGTAGAAAAGTCAGCAGTAAAGAGCCAGGGCTCATTACAAACCAAATAGCACATACAGGAGTCTGTTTATGCATGGAATGTGGTAAGGTTTTTAACAAAAAGTCACAGCTCATTATACATCAGAGAACTCATACAGGAGAGAAGCCCTATGGATGCCATGACTGTGGGAAAGCCTTCTCCCAGAAGTCATTACTCACTATTCATCAAAGGACTCATtcaggagaaaagccatatgggTGTGGTGAATGTCAAAAAGCTTTCAGCAGGAAGTCACTGCTTGTTTTACATCAGAGAACTCATACGGGAGAGAAGCCCTATGGCTGCAGGGACTGTGGGAAGTCCTTTAGTAGGAAGTCACAGCTTCAAAGGCATCAGAGAACCCACACAGTAGAGAAGCCCTATGGCTGCAATGACTGTGGGAAGGCCTTCTCCCAGAAAATAAGGCTTATTACACATCAGAGGacacacacaggggagaagcCCTACAAATGTAGTGATTGCGGAAAAGCCTTCTTTTGGAAGTCACAGCTTATTACTCATCAGAGGGTTCATACAGGGAAGAAACCGTATGCATGTAGTGAGTGTAAAAAAGCCTTCAGCAGGAACTCACTCCTCATTAGGCATCAGAGGAtccacacaggagagaagccctatgaatgcagtgaatgtggtGAAGCCTTTATCAGAAAACCGCAACTTGTCAGACATCAAATgactcacacaggagagaagaaCTATCAGTGCAGGAACTGTGAAGAAGCCTTCTTTAAGAAGTCAGAACTAATTAGACATCAGAAAGCTCATTTAGGAGAAAAACCCTATGGATGTGTTGAATGTGGAAAAACCTTCTTTGGGAAGTCACAGCTCCTGACACATCAGAGAACTCACACcggagagaaaccttatgaatgcGGTGcctgtgggaaagccttcaccCAAAAGTCCAGCCTGGTATCTCATCAGAGGACACACacaggggagaaaccctatgagTGCAGcgagtgtgggaaagccttcagtgaGAAGTCAAGCCTCATTCACCATCAGAGAacccacactggagagaaacccttcGAATGCAGTGAGTGTAGGAAAGCTTTTGCCTGGAAGCCACAGCTTCTTaggcatcagagaattcatacaggggagaaaccctatgaatgcagTGAGTGTGGGAAGGCATTTGTTCAGAAAGTACAGCTCATTAAGCATCAGAGAAATCATACAGGAGAGAAGACCTATGGATGCAGTGATTGTACAAAAGCTTTCTTTGAGAAGGCGCAGCTCATTATACATCAGAGGATTCATACAGGAGAGAGACCCTATAAATGTGGGGAATGTGGGAAATCTTTCACTAGAAAGTCGCACCTTATGAGGCATCAGAGGATCCATACAGGAGATAAATGCTATagatgcagtgaatgtgggacaGCCTTCCACAGGAAGGCACAGCTCCTGATACATCAGAGAAGTCATATGCTGTAG